In Quercus lobata isolate SW786 chromosome 12, ValleyOak3.0 Primary Assembly, whole genome shotgun sequence, a genomic segment contains:
- the LOC115970251 gene encoding protein WRKY1-like — MKEASSVCFSMTQRWNFKVHEVAQNSFRHAHRLLRCISDQNHKRSIQEVSLIAQDAENEFRKLLTLLDGSMSSDCRRIRKGPLPNSHDINPAELMDSPNSSPQDFTCNSTQTCIVRELFPLQSNKSPTALIQSDNFSLCRHKHNQELQQCYSQTNIVANKSITVQSQFSEHSTSLISMDGSSIDKQTIRFSSSETLASPDESSMLSYKRKCEVKSGDSTTCVVSTGGCHCSKQRKLRIKRAITVPALSNKPADIPPDDYSWRKYGQKPIKGSPHPRSYYKCSSVRSCPARKQVERCLEDPTMLVVTYEGDHNHPKIAYQTPSLMTQVHH, encoded by the exons ATGAAAGAAGCTTCAAGTGTGTGTTTTTCAATGACCCAAAGATGGAATTTCAAAGTTCATGAGGTTGCTCAGAATAGTTTCCGACATGCCCATCGCCTTTTGAGATGTATTTCTGatcaaaatcacaaaagaaGCATTCAGGAAGTAAGCCTGATTGCTCAGGATGCAGAAAATGAGTTCAGAAAACTGCTCACACTCCTTGATGGATCAATGTCATCAGATTGTAGGAGGATCAGAAAGGGTCCCTTGCCAAATTCCCATGACATAAACCCGGCTGAACTGATGGACAGTCCAAATTCTTCACCCCAAGATTTCACATGCAATTCAACTCAAACCTGCATAGTCAGAGAGTTATTTCCCCTTCAGAGTAATAAATCACCAACTGCTTTGATCCAGAGTGACAATTTCAGCTTATGTAGGCATAAACATAATCAGGAATTACAGCAATGTTACTCTCAAACAAATATTGTTGCTAATAAATCTATCACGGTGCAGAGCCAATTCTCAGAACATAGCACTTCTTTGATCAGCATGGATGGAAGTAGCATTGACAAGCAGACAATTCGCTTctcatcatcagaaactttGGCTTCGCCGGATGAATCCTCCATGTTATCTTACAAGAGGAAGTGTGAAGTGAAAAGTGGAGATAGTACAACATGCGTTGTCTCAACAGGTGGATGTCATTGCTCCAAGCAAAG GAAACTGAGAATAAAGAGAGCAATTACAGTTCCAGCTTTAAGCAATAAACCAGCAGATATACCTCCTGATGACTACTCCTGGAGGAAGTATGGGCAGAAGCCCATAAAGGGATCTCCACATCCAAG GAGCTATTACAAATGCAGCAGCGTGAGGAGCTGCCCTGCAAGAAAGCAAGTAGAACGATGTTTGGAGGATCCTACCATGTTGGTTGTGACATATGAAGGAGACCATAACCACCCGAAAATTGCTTACCAAACACCCAGCCTAATGACTCAGGTCCATCACTAA